In Elusimicrobiota bacterium, the sequence GGTGCTGCAGCATCAAGTGCTGTGGTATCAGATATAATGTATCTTGCCAGAAATATTTTTTATGGGACTGCCGGAAGGTTTCAGGATATTATTTATGATAAAAACAAAAAACTTATAATAAAACCAGTTGAAAAATTGGAAACAAAGTATTATCTGAGATTTTTGACTATAGATAAGCCAGGTGTGCTTGCTAAAATATCCGGCGTGCTTGGTAAGAACAATGTCTCAATCTCTGCCTGTTTTCAGGAAGGAAGACAGAAGAAACATTCTGTTCCGATTTTAATGCTTACCCACCAGGCAAAAGAAGGAAATATCAGAAAAGCAATAAAAGTAATTGATAAACTTCCAATTATAAAATCAAAAACAGTAATGATTAGAATAATGGAATAGCCATCTAACATTTGGTAGATATTACCGACGACAAAAACCAGGGAAAAAAATGATTTACAAAGGAATAATTGAACGATATAAAAAATACCTACCCGTGACGAAAAAAACGTCAATAATTACGCTTTACGAAGGCAATACACCACTTTTAAGAGCAAAGAATCTTGAAAAATTTCTTAATCTTAATCTCAATCTGTATCTCAAATTTGAAGGTGCAAATCCGACAGGTTCCTTCAAAGACCGCGGTATGACTGTTGCAATCTCAAAAGCAGTTGAAGAAGGAAGCAAAGCGGTTATCTGTGCGTCAACAGGCAATACCGCTGCATCTGCGGCAGCATATTCAGCACGAGCAGGACTTAAATGCATAGTTATCATTCCTGAAGGTGCGATTGCACTTGGCAAACTTTCACAGGCAATGATGCACGGTGCAAAAGTAATAGCGTTGAAAGGCAATTTTGACGATGCGTTAAAAATCGTTTTAGAGATTACAAAAAAATATCCAATTACACTTGTTAATTCTCTCAACCCTTACAGGATTGAGGGACAGAAAACCGCGGCATTTGAAATAGTTGATTTTTTAGGCAGAGCACCCGATTACCATTTTATTCCCGTCGGAAATGCAGGAAATATCACCGCATACTGGAAAGGCTACAAAGAGATACGAGATAGGAGATATGAGATACGAGATGACTCACATCTCACATCTCATATCTCACATCAGCCTCATATGATGGGATTCCAAGCAGAAGGCGCTGCCCCAATTGTCAAAGGAAAACCTGTAAAAAATCCGAAAACGATTGCGACAGCAATAAGAATCGGGAACCCTGCAAGTTGGAAAAAAGCAGAAGAAGCAAGAGATGAATCA encodes:
- the thrC gene encoding threonine synthase, whose product is MIYKGIIERYKKYLPVTKKTSIITLYEGNTPLLRAKNLEKFLNLNLNLYLKFEGANPTGSFKDRGMTVAISKAVEEGSKAVICASTGNTAASAAAYSARAGLKCIVIIPEGAIALGKLSQAMMHGAKVIALKGNFDDALKIVLEITKKYPITLVNSLNPYRIEGQKTAAFEIVDFLGRAPDYHFIPVGNAGNITAYWKGYKEIRDRRYEIRDDSHLTSHISHQPHMMGFQAEGAAPIVKGKPVKNPKTIATAIRIGNPASWKKAEEARDESGGVIDTVTDAEILKAYKLLASLEGLFVEPASAASVAGLIKYKNVIAKNVADASVPKALQRRHLKQSCHIVVCTLTGHGLKDPDRAIKSATKPKIIEPDMKKIVKAIRL